In Leisingera sp. NJS204, the DNA window GATCCTTGCGCCCTTCGGCGGCTTTGCCTTCAACCTCGCCGCCATCACAGCTGCGATCTGCGCAGGGCCGGAGGCGGATGAGAACCCGGACACCCGCTATCTGGCCGGTGTCATGACGGGTCTCGTCTACATTCTGGTGGGTCTGGGCGGCGCCACCGTGATCAGCCTGTTTCTGATCGCACCCAAGGCGTTGGTGGCCACCGTCGCGGGCCTTGCGCTGCTGTCAACTATCGGCAACAGCCTGTCTGCCGCGCTGTTAGATGCCAAGGGCCGGGAGGCGGCACTGATCACCTTTATGACCACGGTGTCCGGTGTCAGCTTCTTTGGAATCGGTGCGCCGTTCTGGGCGCTGGTGCTGGGACTGGCGGTGAATCACTGGCTGAAAAGCCCCGAACCAGCGCCCGCCCGCGCCTGAGAAACAACCCGAGAGACATTTCACCGCTGAAATCCGGCGCCAACTGCGCCAAAATTACCGAACAGCCCCCCGGCAGGTTGCCTTTATTGCGCAAATCGTGTCCCTGAGGGCAAAGACTAAGGGAAATAGCCTGATGCCAATGTACCGATCCAGAACCTCCACCCATGGCCGCAACATGGCGGGCGCGCGCGGATTGTGGCGCGCCACCGGCATGAAAGACGATGATTTTGGCAAACCGATCATCGCCATCGTCAACTCTTTTACCCAGTTCGTGCCCGGCCACGTCCATTTGAAGGACCTGGGCCAGATGGTCGCCCGTGAGGTTGAGGCGGCCGGCGGCGTCGCCAAGGAATTCAACACCATCGCGGTGGATGACGGTATCGCCATGGGCCATGACGGCATGCTGTATTCACTGCCGTCGCGCGAAGTGATTGCCGACAGCGTCGAATACATGGTCAACGCCCATTGCGCCGATGCCATGGTCTGCATCTCCAACTGCGACAAGATCACACCGGGCATGCTGATGGCCGCGATGCGGCTGAACATCCCGGCGATCTTTGTCTCCGGCGGCCCGATGGAAGCAGGCAAGATCGACATTGCCGATCTGGACATGAAGAAGATCGACCTGGTCGATGCGATGGTCGCCGCAGCGAATGACAAGTTCACCGATGAGCAGGTCCAGCACATCGAAGAGAACGCCTGCCCCACCTGCGGGTCGTGCTCGGGCATGTTCACTGCCAACTCGATGAATTGCCTGGCCGAGGCCCTGGGCCTGGCGCTGCCCGGCAACGGCTCGACCCTGGCGACCCATGCGGACCGCAAGCACCTGTTCCTGGAGGCCGGCCGCAAGATCGTCGATATTACCAAGCGTCACTATGTCGGCGAGGAAAAGGGCCTGCTGCCGCGCGAGATTGCCACGTTCAAGGCGTTTGAGAACGCGATGAGCCTGGACATTGCCATGGGCGGCTCCACCAACACGGTGCTGCACCTGCTGGCCATCGCCAATGAGGGCGAAGTCGACTTCAACATGTCCCACATGGACCAGCTGAGCCGCAAGGTACCCTGCCTGTGCAAGGTGGCGCCGAACACAGCCAATGTGCATATGGAAGACGTGCACCGGGCCGGCGGTATCTTCTCGATCCTGGGTGAATTGTCCCGTGCAGGCCTGTTGCATAATGATTGCAGCACCGTGCACTCCTCGACCATGGGCGAGGCGATTGCCAAGTGGGACGTCAAGGTTGCCAATAACCCCGAAGCCGAAGAGCTGTTCAAGGCAGCCCCCGGCGGCGTGCGCACAACGCAAGCCTTCAGCCAGTCGAACCGCTATAAAGAGCTGGACGTGGACCGCGCAGGCGGCGTGATCCGCTCGCAAGAGCACGCCTTCAGCCAGGACGGTGGCCTTGCGGTGCTGTTCGGCAATATCGCGCTGGACGGCTGCATCGTGAAAACCGCCGGCGTCGATGCCAGCAACCTCACCTTCAACGGCTCGGCCTATGTCTGCGAAAGCCAGGATGCGGCGGTGAACGACATCCTGACCGGCAAGGTCAAAGAAGGCGACGTGGTTGTGATCCGCTATGAGGGTCCGCGCGGCGGTCCCGGCATGCAGGAAATGCTCTACCCGACCTCCTATTTGAAGTCGAAAGGCCTGGGCAAGAAATGCGCGCTGCTGACCGACGGGCGCTTCTCCGGCGGCACCTCGGGCCTGTCGATCGGCCATGTCTCGCCCGAGGCCGCCGAAGGCGGCACCATCGGCCTAGTGCGCCAGGGCGACACCATCGAGATCGACATCCCCAACCGCTCGATCCACCTGGCAGTCTCCGACGAAGAGCTGGCGGCACGCCGCGAGGAACAGGACGCCAAAGGCTGGAAACCCGCCGAGCCGCGCAAGCGCAAGGTTTCCAAGGCGTTGAAGGCCTATGCGCTGCTGGCCACCTCCGCCGCCAAGGGCGCCGTCCGCGCGCTGCCCGACGAGGATTGAAGCCCTTCAGTCACGAAACATTCAACACCCGCCGCAAAAAACGCGGCGGGTTTTCTTTTGGCGCCTGTCCCTGAACCGCCTCTCAGCATCATTCCTGTTTCAGCAAAAAACTCCCGCCCCCGCTACGCCCCGCTAGCTAACGCCAGCGCGCCAAGCGGCGTTGGGCCAAGCGCCGCGCTAGCGCACGGCGTGCCTCCCGCGGTGAGTATTTGGAACCAGAAAGAAGCTGTGCGGGCTTTTCTGGAGCGCCGCCGCGCCGCGCCAGCGGCGCCCGGCCCAAGGCTTGCCGCTGCATCTTTGATGCTGCGGCTCAGGCGCGGGAGCCCCCTTTTCCTCCCTGCCGCCTCACTCCCCCAGCTTGGCGTGTACTTCGTCCAGGTCGATTTCGCCCACCGGCATCTTGTTGCCCGGGTTCTCGAAATCGTATTTGAACAGCTCGAAATCGCGTTTGTAGATCTCGTAGACCAGATGCATCGACAGGTCGTCGAAGTAGTCCTCAACGGCGTGCGCGCGCTTGGGGCCGTGGCCTTCGCTTTCGTTGAACCGAGGGATCGACGCCAAATCTACCGCATGCGGCGTTTCGATCGCATCAAGCACCCCTTGCATGCCGGCGTTGAAATCTTCGGTCCAGAAGATCCGGTTGTAGCGCCCGCCGTTCAGGATGAAGGTGGACACATGCCCCGACATCGCCGACCAGTGTATGTCCGGGTCCATCGGGCGGCGCCAGCGGATGGTGTCGCGCACGAACAGCAGAAACCGGCGGAAGCTGGCGATCTGGTCGAATTCCTGCTTGCCGTCGTCGCCGCCGACCTCGATGCCGTATTCATAGGCCAGCTTGGGCACCAGATTGCCGCGGTAGCGCCGCCCGTTGCGCTGGATGCCGCAGATCTTGTCAAAGAACGAGCTGAGCACGCGGGTGTAAGGATTGCGAACACAGGTAAAGGCGTAAGACCGATGCCCCTGTACATTGCGGGTGATCGGACCCTGGCTGTGTTCCAGCGCCCATTTGTGCAGGCCCTGCTTGGCGTCATGGATATCGCCCTCGAAGAACTGCCCATGATCGGAGTAATGCAGGATCTGCCCGATCGTCGAGCAGGCGCATTTCGGCACCACCCGGTAGACCACACTTTCACTTTCCGTCATCCAAGTGCCGGGAAACCCCATCCGCTGCCCTCTTGATTATTCTTGCCTTGTCCCCAGCAGTATTCGCATATGTTTACCGAAACGGGAACTATCTGGTTTATTCGTGCCTTAAGCCCGCTTATCAAGGGAAACAA includes these proteins:
- a CDS encoding sulfotransferase family protein → MGFPGTWMTESESVVYRVVPKCACSTIGQILHYSDHGQFFEGDIHDAKQGLHKWALEHSQGPITRNVQGHRSYAFTCVRNPYTRVLSSFFDKICGIQRNGRRYRGNLVPKLAYEYGIEVGGDDGKQEFDQIASFRRFLLFVRDTIRWRRPMDPDIHWSAMSGHVSTFILNGGRYNRIFWTEDFNAGMQGVLDAIETPHAVDLASIPRFNESEGHGPKRAHAVEDYFDDLSMHLVYEIYKRDFELFKYDFENPGNKMPVGEIDLDEVHAKLGE
- the ilvD gene encoding dihydroxy-acid dehydratase produces the protein MPMYRSRTSTHGRNMAGARGLWRATGMKDDDFGKPIIAIVNSFTQFVPGHVHLKDLGQMVAREVEAAGGVAKEFNTIAVDDGIAMGHDGMLYSLPSREVIADSVEYMVNAHCADAMVCISNCDKITPGMLMAAMRLNIPAIFVSGGPMEAGKIDIADLDMKKIDLVDAMVAAANDKFTDEQVQHIEENACPTCGSCSGMFTANSMNCLAEALGLALPGNGSTLATHADRKHLFLEAGRKIVDITKRHYVGEEKGLLPREIATFKAFENAMSLDIAMGGSTNTVLHLLAIANEGEVDFNMSHMDQLSRKVPCLCKVAPNTANVHMEDVHRAGGIFSILGELSRAGLLHNDCSTVHSSTMGEAIAKWDVKVANNPEAEELFKAAPGGVRTTQAFSQSNRYKELDVDRAGGVIRSQEHAFSQDGGLAVLFGNIALDGCIVKTAGVDASNLTFNGSAYVCESQDAAVNDILTGKVKEGDVVVIRYEGPRGGPGMQEMLYPTSYLKSKGLGKKCALLTDGRFSGGTSGLSIGHVSPEAAEGGTIGLVRQGDTIEIDIPNRSIHLAVSDEELAARREEQDAKGWKPAEPRKRKVSKALKAYALLATSAAKGAVRALPDED